In Rutidosis leptorrhynchoides isolate AG116_Rl617_1_P2 chromosome 6, CSIRO_AGI_Rlap_v1, whole genome shotgun sequence, the DNA window AAATGAGAAATTACATAATTATCtcttatataataatattactctgTATGTGTTAATACATCATTTTACGTAAATTTACTTGTTTAAGCTCCAACTCAAGCTGGTTTTAGCCGGACacttaggtgttgtttgtttttttatGATGTTTTTAtctgaagatctgcggaccatgGCTGTAAAGAATATGTGGTCTAAAGGTATGTATGATGAATACTGAAGACTGTTCGTTTTTATGTTTGCAAAATAACCTAATTCTAGctgcagcacttagaagcacatTTATAAGCCTGCGAGATTGCAGACAGAATAAGAGATTATTTTATCTCATGTCTTAGGAAAAACAAACAGTCTGCGGTAAAAACGTCTGCAAGCGCACAGACATAAGATATCATAAGATCTGCAGTCTGAAAAATAAACGATAATTTATAAACTTAAGCATCTGATTTTAGCTATAAGCCTCTAACACCAACTCTAGTTCCAACTACAACTAATTCTACCCAACATACCAAAAACTATGAAATTTAATTGGGCATATAACCACTATAGTTTTAGTGGAGAATAGAAATGAAAGCGAAGACCGACTAATCCAGCTTAAATCAAATTAGCCCAATCTTTTTCAAAAAAATCAAACTGGCCCAATACAAAAAGGCCCAAACAATCAAAAACCCTAATTAAGTTACAGCCCCCTTTATATCACATTAAATCTAGGGTTTCAAAATTGTTTACACAAAATACACACTCAAAATGCCGGCCGGACATGGATTGAGATCAAGGACCAGAGATCTGTTCGCGAGAGGATTCAGGAAGAAAGGTACGATTCATCTATCAACATACCTTAGAACGTATCACGTTGGTGATTATGTTGATGTTAAGGTGAATGGAGCTATTCATAAAGGCATGCCTCATAAGTTCTACCATGGACGTACTGGTCAGGTCTGGAACGTTACTAAACGCGCAATCGGTGTTGAAATGAACAAGCAGgtcaatttatttattaatttctttttcattttatGTTTATAGATAATAATAGATTATGGATATAGATGTATGCTTTGTGTATATTTGTTGCCAAATTGGATAAGTAGATAGTGATTTGTACCATTGGGGTAGGGTTTTGTGCATTTTAATGTATTCACTAAGAATAAGAATATTTGCTCTGTGTGAATGGAAGTTTAATCTGGCCTTAATTTTTACTATGAATTATTATAGCTATGGATAATAAAATGAGCTGGATCGGTCAAAATAGACACTGTTTGATGTTTGACCAGTTAGAGGTCTTAAAACCCTAATAAGCAATTATTTATAACTAGTTCAAGGCTGTTATTTTCTTAATTGTTGTTGTATAGTTAAGTTGCTACATCATTATTTGTTGTATCTTTATGGAAGTCAAACCATTATGTATTTTTATTTGCAGGTTGGCAACAGAATTATTAAGAAACGAATCCATGTGCGTATTGAGCATGTCATGCCATCCAGGTGTACTGAAGAATTCAAGCAGAGGGTTAAGAGAAACAACCAACTAAAAGCCGAAGCCAAGGCTAAGGGTGAGATTATCAGCACAAA includes these proteins:
- the LOC139852766 gene encoding large ribosomal subunit protein eL21z/eL21y-like; its protein translation is MPAGHGLRSRTRDLFARGFRKKGTIHLSTYLRTYHVGDYVDVKVNGAIHKGMPHKFYHGRTGQVWNVTKRAIGVEMNKQVGNRIIKKRIHVRIEHVMPSRCTEEFKQRVKRNNQLKAEAKAKGEIISTKRQPLGPKPGFMVEGTTLETVTPIPYDVVNDLKGGY